One Aneurinibacillus migulanus genomic region harbors:
- the wecB gene encoding non-hydrolyzing UDP-N-acetylglucosamine 2-epimerase gives MTRKKIMTVFGTRPEAIKMAPLVHELQQYKELEPIVCVTAQHRQMLDQVLDIFSVTPDADLNVMKERQTLTQITTRVLEGLDDVMKTEKPDMVLVHGDTTTTFAASLAALYNQIPVGHVEAGLRTWNKYSPYPEEMNRQLTGVISDLHFAPTAQAAENLKREDKRDATIYITGNTVIDALKTTVRNDYKHPVLEEFTGKKLILVTAHRRENLGEPMARMFRAIRRLVDKHEDIAVVYPVHLNPAVQEAAATYLGEHSRIRLILSSFSTVDFHNFMSRSHLILTDSGGIQEEAPTFGVPVLVLRDTTERPEGIEAGTLKLAGTNEERIFALADELLMSRDAYDNMAKAANPYGDGEASRRICEAILHYFGLRNEKPAPFLPIGTQR, from the coding sequence TTGACCAGGAAAAAGATTATGACGGTGTTTGGGACACGCCCAGAAGCAATTAAAATGGCACCGCTTGTGCATGAACTACAGCAATATAAAGAACTTGAACCAATTGTTTGCGTAACAGCGCAGCATCGGCAAATGCTGGATCAGGTGCTTGACATCTTCTCTGTTACGCCAGATGCTGATTTGAATGTAATGAAGGAGCGTCAGACGCTGACCCAGATTACAACCCGTGTACTGGAAGGGCTGGATGACGTTATGAAAACCGAAAAGCCGGACATGGTGCTCGTGCACGGCGACACGACGACAACATTCGCTGCGAGTCTGGCTGCACTCTATAATCAAATCCCGGTAGGACATGTAGAAGCAGGGCTACGGACCTGGAATAAATATTCGCCGTATCCAGAAGAGATGAACCGCCAATTGACGGGCGTCATCTCTGACTTACACTTTGCGCCAACCGCTCAGGCAGCGGAGAACCTGAAACGGGAAGATAAAAGGGATGCTACCATTTACATTACAGGCAACACCGTTATCGATGCCTTGAAAACGACGGTACGTAATGACTATAAGCATCCAGTGCTTGAAGAATTCACCGGGAAGAAATTAATTCTGGTGACTGCCCACCGCCGAGAAAATCTTGGTGAGCCAATGGCACGTATGTTCCGTGCTATTCGCCGTTTGGTGGATAAGCATGAAGATATCGCGGTAGTGTATCCGGTTCATCTGAATCCGGCAGTACAGGAAGCCGCTGCTACATATTTAGGTGAGCACAGTCGAATTCGGCTTATTCTCTCTTCGTTTAGTACAGTGGATTTTCATAACTTTATGTCTCGTTCCCACTTAATTTTGACCGACTCAGGCGGTATACAGGAAGAAGCACCGACGTTTGGTGTACCAGTGCTTGTGCTCCGTGATACAACTGAGCGTCCGGAAGGTATTGAGGCTGGTACATTGAAATTAGCTGGAACAAATGAAGAGAGGATTTTTGCTCTGGCAGATGAACTGTTGATGAGCCGGGATGCATACGATAATATGGCAAAAGCGGCGAATCCATATGGAGATGGAGAAGCGTCCCGTCGCATTTGCGAAGCCATTCTGCATTACTTTGGACTTCGCAACGAGAAGCCTGCGCCCTTTCTGCCGATAGGAACACAACGATAG
- a CDS encoding S41 family peptidase — translation MGLQVSTLHRSVRAEPFLFSSVLYSWKLVLAYVITTFVCILPLGTLVVVSLVFSYPDVPFSYWSLFLSVPVFFALSTGIGIGIIFRRSVGIAIVLAMYIYFGIFPVIPGTAYFPIQSLAIPYWIADGNLIFLVLTGVTILAGTILIIRPLQSRLETYIFRFLAALSAAGLIVIAPFHHLWEIPYTIWAKKSLPIQTSVPERVVNWQKDLQFLALTLPHRHPHFFYGLDRKRFMAQTEELYRLLPALNDNEIVVRIKQLVSMAGDAHTDLLLPDRYRHLPIKLYDYDDGLYVIAAAPAYKYLVGSKVTTIGELHIEEARKRIETLIPNESRMQQRKATPGLLVIPEVLKSLHITGEQQTFGLILPDGKKVQTTFTSNNNQKVSFQYPDKVNQPLYRQQMDKPYWYTYLKNEKTLYFAYNQCKDSSDKPFPTFVDELFQTVEENQVQRFIVDLRHNAGGSSDLFGIFIEKIKQHPELNQKGRLYVAIGRKTFSAAVLNAVQLRDETNAILIGEPTSNKPNHFGQVDRFMLHASGLTVSHSTKYFHPSRTETESIYPDVRVPLISYDFFAGKDSVLETIFGYPSDEK, via the coding sequence ATGGGTTTACAAGTGAGTACATTGCACCGTTCGGTTCGGGCGGAACCATTTTTATTTTCTTCCGTTCTTTATTCATGGAAACTGGTCCTCGCCTATGTTATAACAACATTCGTATGTATTTTGCCTCTGGGGACTTTAGTGGTGGTATCATTGGTATTCAGTTATCCAGATGTACCTTTTTCTTACTGGTCACTTTTCCTTTCCGTGCCTGTATTTTTTGCCTTGTCCACAGGAATAGGAATTGGCATTATTTTTCGCAGATCTGTTGGTATCGCTATTGTTTTGGCCATGTATATTTATTTTGGGATCTTTCCGGTTATCCCTGGAACTGCTTATTTTCCAATTCAGTCCTTAGCAATTCCTTACTGGATCGCTGATGGAAACTTAATATTTCTCGTTTTGACAGGAGTTACAATACTGGCAGGGACCATTTTAATCATCCGTCCATTACAAAGCCGGTTGGAAACATATATTTTTCGCTTTTTAGCAGCTTTATCCGCAGCAGGTCTTATTGTCATTGCTCCCTTTCACCATCTTTGGGAGATTCCTTATACAATTTGGGCTAAGAAATCCCTTCCCATTCAAACAAGCGTACCAGAAAGAGTGGTCAACTGGCAGAAAGACTTGCAGTTTTTGGCACTTACTTTACCGCATCGACATCCTCATTTCTTTTATGGATTGGACAGGAAGCGATTCATGGCACAGACAGAAGAGCTGTATCGTTTACTACCAGCCTTAAATGATAACGAGATTGTTGTTCGAATAAAACAACTTGTTTCCATGGCAGGAGATGCCCATACCGATCTTTTATTACCTGACCGTTACAGACATCTGCCGATAAAATTGTATGATTATGATGACGGACTTTATGTTATTGCAGCTGCTCCGGCATACAAGTATTTGGTGGGATCAAAAGTGACGACGATTGGAGAGTTACATATCGAGGAGGCGCGTAAGCGGATAGAGACACTTATACCGAATGAAAGCCGGATGCAGCAAAGAAAAGCGACCCCTGGTCTGTTAGTCATTCCTGAAGTTTTGAAATCACTGCACATCACTGGGGAACAACAGACGTTTGGGCTAATACTTCCGGATGGAAAAAAGGTTCAAACTACATTCACATCCAATAATAATCAAAAAGTATCTTTTCAGTATCCAGACAAAGTGAACCAGCCGCTTTACCGTCAACAAATGGACAAGCCTTACTGGTATACCTATCTGAAAAACGAAAAGACATTATATTTTGCTTATAATCAATGCAAAGATTCATCAGATAAACCGTTTCCCACCTTTGTGGATGAGCTTTTTCAAACAGTTGAAGAAAATCAGGTGCAACGTTTCATTGTCGACTTAAGGCATAACGCAGGAGGAAGTAGCGACTTGTTTGGGATTTTCATCGAAAAAATAAAGCAACATCCAGAACTTAATCAAAAAGGACGACTCTATGTAGCAATTGGTCGTAAAACATTTTCAGCGGCTGTATTAAATGCCGTTCAATTACGGGATGAGACCAACGCCATCCTAATTGGTGAACCGACAAGCAACAAGCCTAATCATTTTGGCCAGGTTGATCGCTTCATGCTTCATGCTTCGGGTTTGACAGTGAGCCATTCTACGAAATACTTTCACCCAAGTCGTACAGAAACTGAGTCCATTTACCCTGACGTACGTGTACCCTTGATTTCTTATGACTTCTTTGCAGGGAAGGATTCTGTTTTGGAAACTATCTTCGGGTATCCCTCAGATGAGAAGTAG
- a CDS encoding GNAT family N-acetyltransferase, giving the protein MISELAKRDFYKCKGLAYERGHAEVKAILEGTNPGRVFVDNLTSPNSGLIWLGNNDGFFFIGDAENENFNSNINEFIDNVIKPEARKLGIYVFEGIGNHPKWDKTIQELFAHRNLSSWNQKVYKLKIENYLMGNEPKIDDKYSVVRLMEDLYNDYSIKNIEFLQSKIKEFWTSPLEFFDKGLGYCIIYRNQIVSICFSAFVYGNTHCVDIETLPLHQGKRLAQKAAHAFVKGCIQRDMIPYWDCSEDNIGSVMVAERIGLMNVFNYKGYDFSF; this is encoded by the coding sequence ATGATTTCTGAGTTAGCAAAAAGAGATTTTTATAAGTGTAAAGGTTTAGCTTATGAGAGAGGTCATGCGGAAGTAAAAGCAATTTTGGAAGGAACGAATCCTGGACGAGTTTTTGTGGATAATTTAACGTCACCAAATTCTGGATTAATATGGTTAGGAAACAACGATGGTTTCTTTTTTATAGGAGATGCAGAAAATGAAAATTTTAATTCCAATATAAATGAATTTATAGATAATGTAATTAAACCAGAAGCTAGAAAGTTGGGAATATACGTTTTTGAAGGAATCGGAAATCATCCTAAATGGGATAAAACCATACAGGAATTGTTTGCACATCGTAATTTAAGTAGTTGGAATCAAAAAGTATATAAGCTAAAAATTGAAAATTATTTGATGGGTAATGAACCAAAAATAGATGATAAATACTCTGTTGTAAGATTGATGGAGGATTTATATAATGATTATTCAATTAAAAATATCGAATTTTTACAATCTAAAATAAAAGAATTTTGGACCTCGCCTCTAGAATTTTTTGATAAGGGGTTGGGTTATTGTATTATCTATAGAAACCAAATTGTAAGTATTTGTTTTTCAGCATTTGTGTATGGAAATACTCATTGTGTAGATATTGAGACTTTACCTCTTCATCAAGGGAAAAGATTAGCTCAAAAAGCGGCACATGCATTTGTAAAAGGATGTATACAACGTGACATGATACCATATTGGGATTGTAGTGAGGATAACATTGGATCGGTGATGGTTGCTGAACGTATTGG